TCGTCCAAATACTCAAGCGCTGCGTTTACCCGAGTGAAGGTCTGATAGGCCGCCGTGGGAATCTGATGGCGGGCAAGAAAATCCTTGGTAAAGGATTTGGAGCCCTCGAGCTGAGCCGCCGCCTGGGTGGGCCCAAAGATGGCAAGCCCCGCCGCCTGAAAGCGGTCGACCACGCCCAGCACCAGCGGCGCCTCGGGGCCAACGACGGTCAGCCCGATGCGCTCGCGCTGGGCAAAGGCTACAAGCGCGTCGATATCGGTGGCATCGATGGCCACGTTTTCAAGCGAAGGCTCAATGGCGGTGCCTGCATTGCCCGGCGCGACGAACACCTTCTCGACCAGACTCGACTGCGCCAACTTCCACGCCAGGGCGTGCTCGCGCCCGCCGCCACCTATCATCAAAACGTTCATGTCTTTCCTTCTCAAACGGGTGCGTTACCTGGGCGCATTATGCCACACCTGTTCACCCGGTGGGCGGACCCGGCAGCGCCTTTGCTCACGAGGGCTTGCTATCGTCGTCTTCTTTTGAGGGCTCGGTCGGGTGGGGCTTGTTGAGCGCGCTTTGCCAAAAACGCATGTTCTCTTCGGCCAGCTCGCGCATCAGCTCCATGGGCGAGTTCTTGAGCGCCTGCTGCCACTGGTTCTGCATACGCTTTTGCTGTTGCAGCATCAGCTGCGTGCCCTGCTCCAGGTAGCGCGCCAGCGGCAGCGGCGACGACATATCGTAGACACGAATGAGCTGAGCCAACAGATCGTTGGAGAACACTTCGGCATCGCTGTCGGCCTGCTCCTGCTCGATGATGATCGACAGCAGGATCGTACGCGTTAAGTCCTCACCGCTTTTGGCATCCTCGACGCGAAAAGGCGCTTCGTCGATAATCAACCGCCGCAGGTCTTCAAGCGTTACATAGCGGCTTTGCTGCGTATCGTACAGCCGCCGGTTGGCATATTTGCGAATCACGCGCACAGCGCATCTCCTTAAACGCGGTAAAGGCTTTGTCGCCGTTGCCCGTATTGTGCCTGCAACGCGCACGCATGCAAGCCGAGTCGGTCAACTCCGCCTCTAGACCTTTCATTGACGAGTATTTAGCGAACCACATGAACCTGATACTACTGGCCCCCGACGAGCTCGACGCCGACCGCCGCGCCACCCTGACCGACGCCAGGCGCCTCGAGCACCTGATCCGCGTTCACCGGGCGAAAGTCGACGATACCTTTACCGTGGGCGTGCTGGGTGAGGGCGTGGGCAGGGCACGCCTGGCCGCGCTGGATGATCAGCGCGCGGTGTTCGAGGTGCCCGTACTGAACCAGCCACCGCCCCCGGCACTTCCCGTGCACCTGGTGCTGGCATTGCCACGCCCGCGTATGCTCGCGCGCACTCTCGAGCACGTGACCGCGCTGGGGGTCAAAGCGCTGACGCTGCTGCATACCAGCCGCGTCGAGAAAAGCTACTGGCAGTCGCCGGAGCTTCACCCGGATAAAATACGCCAACATTTCATTTTGGGGCTGGAGCAAACCCAGGACACGATCCTGCCCGAGATCACTCTCTGCCGGGGGTTCAGGCCCTTTCTGGAAGATCAGCTTCCTGCACTGCTAAAAGACCGGCGCGGGCTGTTGGCCCACCCGGGCATGCCTAACGCCTGCCCGCGCGAGGTCGACGAGCCCACACTTTTACTGGTCGGCCCCGAAGGCGGATTCATTCCCTGGGAAGTGGAAAAGCTGCTGGAGGCGGGCTGCGAGGGCATTCATCTGGGCCCTCGCATTTTACGGGTCGAAACCGCGGTGACGGCGCTGCTATCGAAACTATTTTAACTTCTTCAAGCTATTCTGATCTGCTCAAAGCGCTTTTGATGCGCCGCTACGCGGTTGTTAGTCCTGATCGTCTTCGGGGTCGAAGGCAACGTAGTTGGAATCGTCCGAGCACTCGGGTTCTTGTAAGAAGGTGTTTTCCACGTCGAGCAGGCCCAAATGACTGATGGTGCGCCGACCCAAGAGCATCGGGTAGATCATCTCTTCGCGGTCGCGAAGGCTAAACTGCTCTTCGTAGACCGTGTCGCCCATGCAGACGTCGAGCAGCACGACCGGGCGCTCGTCGCGGCCGCCGGCGCCGCGAACGGTCTGCTCGCGGTGCAACGGGCGCTCGATTTCATCGCTGAAGGTGTCGCCGCTGCCCTGGTCTTCGAGCTGCAGGCGAAAGCGCACCCACTCCTCGCCCTCTTTTTCGAAGGTTTCGATATCGCGGGCGTCGAGCGATGAGGTGAGCGCACCGCTATCGAGCTTCGCCTTCACCATGATATCCCAGTGATCGATCACCGCGTTCTCGACCCAGCCGTAGACCTTGCGCTCGTCAGCCGAAACGGCGCTACTCGCAATGAGTGCCCCGGAAAGCGCGCATAGCCCCAGTACGTGTGAAAAAGCCTTGCTCATTGACAGTCATCCCTGATGAAAAAAACAGTGGCGTTCGTTGATGGATCGAGCGCTAACGAAGGCGCTCGAGCAGCGACTGCGTGGCGAAGCCGTCCGGCGTCAGCCCCTGGTCGCGCTGGAAGGCGCGCAGCCCGCTTTGCGTGTTGGGCCCCATGATACCGTCCGGCGTGCCCACGGCGTAGCCGGCAGCGTTGAGCCGCTGCTGAAGGCTTCTGACATCGTCGCGCGTCAATGGTGCCTCGTCGCGCGGCCAGGCCTGTGAAATGCCCGGTCGTCCGGCGATGGCGTCGCCTAGTGTGCCCACCGCGAGGGCGTAGCTGGTGGCGTTGTTATAACGAAGAATGGAGCGAAAGTTGGGGCCGACCAGAAAGGCGGGCCCCTGGGCGCCGGCGGGCACGATGATCGCTGCGCTATCAAAGTCGGGAAGCTCCCCGCTGACCGCGCGCACGCCCTGGCTTGCCCACTCGCGGGTCGACCGGCGCTCGGTCTGGGCGTAGTCGAAATCATTGGGCAGCATGACTTCACGACCCCAGGGCTGGCCCGGCTGCCAGTTGGCCTTCGCAAGATAGTTGGCGGTAGAGGCCATGACGTCGGGAATACTGCCCCAGATATCGCGGTGGCCGTCGTTGTCGCCATCGACGGCGTAGGCTTCGAAGCTCGAAGGAATGAACTGGGTGTGGCCCATGGCCCCGGCCCAAGAGCCTTTCATACGCTCGGCGGTGATGTCACCTTCATCGATGATTCGAAGCGCGGCCAGAAGCTCGCCTCGGGCGAAATCGCGGCGCCGCCCGTCGAAGGCCAGCGTGGCGAGCGACTCGAGCGTCGAGAAATCGCCGAAGTTACTGCCGTAGTTACTCTCGATCCCCCAGATCGCCACAATGATTTCGGCCGGAACGCCGAAGCGGCTCTGCATCTCGGCGGCGGTTTGACGGTGCGCTGAAAGCTTTTCGCGGCCATTGCTGACACGCGTATCGGATACGGCAGAGTCGAGATACTGCCAGATCGGGCGCACGAACTCCGGCTGATAGCGGTCGAGCTCGATGACGCGCTCGCGATAGCGAACGTTGTCGAACGCCGAGGCCAGCGTCGCTTCGCTGATCCCCTGGCTTCGCGCGTATCGGCGAAACTCATCGCGCCACTGCTCGAAGTTGGCATAGCGAAGCTCTTCGGCGCCGCGGGCGTCCACTTCGCTCATTAGCTCGAGATTGGCGTAGGCGGGGCTGGCGAGCGCCAAGCCCGCCGCAAGACTCAAGGCACCGAGCTGAACGCCCCGATAGCCTGCAAACATACTGGTTTTCAACGACATGGTTTCAATCTCTTGGCTATCCCTGGCAGAGACTGATAATGGCTTGGAAACGCACGGCTTGCCAGCGTGGCCGCTAGATTCCATCAACGCCACTCCGCCGCTACTCTTCGGCCTCTTCGATCTCCTCGATCGATAGACTGGAAGCCTGGCGCGCACTCTCGGATGCCGACACTTTCGAATCGTTGCGCGCAATTTGGCGCTCCAGCGGACTTTTAACCCGAATGGAAGTATCACCCTTATCGGAAGTATCACCCTTATCGGCGCTGCTCGATAATGGCCTATCCATAAGCCAGCGATCCCACTCTTCCGGCTCGACACAAGGCGGGTCGAAGCTTTGCGGATCGCTACGCCAAGGCTGATGACGATCGACACCAAAATCGAGGTTATCGAGCTCGGGAAGCCAGTGAGCTACGTAGAGGCCTTTCGGATCGTACTGTTTGGCCTGCTTCAAAACGTTGAAATAACGGTCCTTTCGCCCATCGCGACCAGTACCGGCAATATGACTCCAGTTACCCCAGTTGTTGGCAGCGTCATAATCGATCAGGCAGTGTTCGAACCACTGAGCCCCGAGGCGCCAGTCGACCCCCAGATCTCTGACCAAAAAACTTGCCACGTTCTGACGCGACCGGCTCGAAATCCAGCCAGTATGGCTAAGCTCGTGCATGGCAGCGTCGACGAACGGCACACCGGTTCTGGCTTCGCGCCAGCGGTCAAAATTTTCACACGGCCTCGATAGCGCTTGTTCCCCGAACAGCTTGGGACCTTCCACTTGGGCATTGCGGTGAAAATAGTCGCGCCACATCAGCTCGAACACGATCCACTTGCTCGACTCACAGGCACCGTTGACCGCCTCCCAGGCCTTGACCTCTTCATAGACCTGTCGCGCGGAAAGACAGCCACAGGCAAGCCAGGGCGAAAACCGCGTTGAAAAGGTGTCACCCAAAAGACCATTGCGGGTCTTTTTGTAGGACCCGGCACCGTTGATATGCCAGAAGTAGTCATGAAGGCGATCACGCGCGGCGGCCTCGCCGCCAATGAAGTTGAACCCCTGGCGGTCATCGGGCTGCCAGAAGGCGCTCTCTTCGCTCACTTTTTTAAGCGGTGGAAAACCACGCGAGGCGTTTTCCGGCCAGCCAGGCAACGTATAGGGAGCGGCGAGCGCTTCGCCAAACGACCACTGCTTTTCGATCCGCTGGCGAAACGCCGAGAAACTACCGGGCATGTCGTCGAGCTCGAATGGAAGCTCCTCACGATTAAAAAGATAGCCGCTTTCGATGCGCTCGAGCGCTGTCTCGTCGGGCAGCGTGTTATCGATTTGGTCGAGCAAGCGAGACTCTTCGACGCCCGCGTGTTCCATCGTCCGCACGCGACGCGCTCTGTATTGATTAGCAAGCTGTACAACTATTTGTGCGGGCTCGCCGATGCGCACCAGCAAATCGCTACCGCGCTGTAGAAGCTCACCACGAAGCGCCATCAGGCTTTGCCATAAAAACCGCAGCCTCGCAGGCCCCAGTCGCGGCGTCGCTTCTCCGGGTAAAGCAGGCTCGAGTAGGCGCTGGTCGAGTACGAAAAGGCAAATAAGCTGATCGGGACGGGAGTCGAATCTCAATAACGGATTGTCTGATACCCTTAGGCTATTGTTTATCAAGACAATATCGGTAGTCGCTTGCATCAAGAGTCTCCTGGCGTACCTTGCTGGCTGGGTGTGCATGGGCGGAGTAACCGCTTTAGCGCTCCACATCAGCTGTGCGTCCATCCTCGATACGATATGAACGCGAGTATAGAACGCGGTCCTCGTAGGCTTTTCACCAACTCCAGGGCGCAGCAGTAACGGGTTTCAAAACGTTTACAGCGTAATTACTGAACAGATTATCTTATACAATACAATTATTGTACATTAAACAACCACCTTTTTTGCAAGCCATTTCAGCTATAAACAAAAAAGCCGCCCTGTTGAAGGCGGCTTATTTAATAACATAGGTTATTAAAATACTGTTTTAAAACCGTTAAAAATCGAGTGGTACAATTTTTGATGGTTGACCCTGACTACTCGGAATCCCCACTCTTTGCCGGTCGTTTGGCGTTCTCTTCGGTTTCAAGGCCGCTTTTGAGCTCGTGAGTCAGCGGGTCGTAATTGGGCTTTAACTCATCCTTGACCGTACCGCTCCAAAGTCTGGACCCAACGAAGTACCCTGCCCGCCCAATGACGTGAGCTGCGACAGGCGCGGTCATGAGAATGAACAGGATGATGGCAAAGGAGCGCGCTACCACGCCCACCTCGGCAAAGTGCATGGCCGAGGCCAGCATGATCAGTATGACGCCAAGCGCGGCGGCCTTGGTGGTAGCGTGCATGCGCGTCAGCAAATCCGGCAGGCGCAAAAGGCCAATGGCGGCCAGCAAAATGAACAGCGAGCCGCTGAGCAGTAGCGCCCCCTTGATGAACTCAATCATCCCGCGGCCCTCCTCGTTCCAAAAACCGGGCAAAGCCGATCGCGGCCAGAAACCCCATCAGTGCGATGACGATGGCAGCGTCCAGAAAGCTGGCGACACCCGACTGCACGGCGTACACCCCGACGAGCCCGACGACGGTGGTGGAAAAAAGCTCCAGCGCCACCACGCGGTCGGGAAGGCTTGGGCCTCTCACCACCCGCACGAACGTCAGCATCAGCGCCAGGCCCATGATGATCTGGCAAATTAAAATGACGGTACTCATTAGCGAAACAGCTCCAGTGCGCGATGCTCCATTTCCTTGAGGTTGCGCCGCAGCTCGTCCTCGTCATCCAGAAACATGGCGTGAATGTAGAGCACCCGGCGATCGTCAGAGACGTCCAGACTCAGCGTCCCCGGCGTCAGCGAGATCAGATTGGCCACCAGTGTGATCTCCATTTCGGTACGCGCCGACAGCGGCATGGCGATGACGCCGGGTTTCATGTGCCAGGGCGGCGTCAGGATGTCGAAAGCAACGCGGAGATTCGCCTGAATCAGCTCCTTGATGAAAAAGCCAAGAAAGCGAAGGATACGCGGAATGCGCGCCGGGTAGCCCTTGAGCGCGTCCACCTGGTGCTCGATCAGTACCAGCGCGATATAGCCAAAGATCATCCCCACCAACAGGTTCAGCCCGGTAAAATCGCCGCTCAATAGCACCCAGGCAAGACCCAGCAGCAGGTTCCAGATAGCACCGGTCATGGCAGCTCCTCCCTGAGGGTGCCGGAAGGCTCGGCGTCAGACTCCAGCGGCTCATTGATGCTCGCCTCGGCGCCGTCAGGACTTCCCAGCACTGCTTCTACGTAGCCCGCCGGGTTGAAAAGCTGCTCGCCAATCAGCGTCATTACGCGCATGATCGGCTCGGCGAACACGCCAATCAAAAGGGTCACCGCCGCCAGCGCCACCACGGGCAGATACATCAGCCAAAGGCCTGGCTTCAAGAGGCGCCCGTCATCGCCCACCGGTGTAGGCGCTTCGGGCACCCGATTGTCCTCGGGCAGCGCCTTCCAGAACACCTCGTTCCAGATTTTCACCATCGAGTAGAGCGTCATCAGCCCGACCGCCAGCGCAATGCCCGTGGCCACGTAGGCCTCGGCCTCGAAACCCGCGCGAATGAGCACGAACTTGGCGAAAAACCCGGACAGCGGCGGCACTCCGGCCAGCGAAAACGCCGAGACGAAAAACGCAATGGCAAGCCCCGGCGACTGGCGATAAAGACCGCCCATCTTCTTGAGCTGATAGGTGCCCTGCAGCCGATGGGTAATACCGCTGATCAAAAAGAGATTCGTCTTCACCACGATGTTATGCACGATCGCCAACACCCCGCCGGCAATCGCCAGCGGAGTGAAGATCGCCAACCCCAGAATCATGTAGCCGATCTGGCTGACGATATGAAACGACAGAATACGGCGAAACTCGTACTGCGCCGCCGCGCCGAGTACGCCGGTTACCATGGTGAACACCGCGCCCCACATCAGGATATCCTGCAGATACCCCATGGTTTGATCGAAAATCAGCGTGAACACGCGGAAAAGCGAATACACCCCCACCTTGGTCAGAAGGCCGGCAAACAGCGCCGAGACCGCCACCGGCGGCGTATGGTAGGAGGCGGGCAGCCAGAAAAAGAGCGGAAACGCGGCGGCCTTGATACCGAAAGCAACCATGAACATCACCGCCAGCACCTCGACCATGCCGGTGTGCTCCATCTGCTCCATACGTACGGCGATATCCGCCATGTTGAGCGTGCCGACGCTGCCGTATAAAAGCCCGATCGCGGTGAGGAAAATTACCGACGCCAGCAGGTTAAGGGTGACGTACTTGATCGCCCCTTCCATCTGCGCGCGTTCGCCGCCCAGAATTAACAGCGCAAAAGAGGCCACCAGCATGACCTCGAACCAGACATACAGATTGAAGATATCGCCGGTCAGAAACGCCCCGGCCACCCCTGCCAGCAGCAGGTGCATGAGCGGGTAGTAGCCGAACTTCTCGTGGCCGTGGCCGGTGGCGGCCAGCGAGTAGATTCCCATAGCCAAACCGATGAGTCCGGTCATGAGGATCATGACCGCGCTCAGCATATCCGCAATCAATGTAATGCCAAACGGCGCCGGCCAGCTGCCCATCTGAATGGTGACGTAGCCATCTTCCAGTACGGACACGAACAGCCACAGGCTGACGAGCAAAAGCGCGGCGTTACCGGCCACGGCCAAAAAGCGCTGCATCGGCCGCGAGCGCCAGAACAGCAGCGAAAGCGCCCCACAGAGCAGCGGCAGCAGAACGGGCAGAGCGACTTCGGGCCTCACGTATCGGTATCCTTCATCTTGTCCAGATCGTCTGCCTTGACGATCTCATAGGCGCGGCGGATCAGCACCACGGCGAAGGCCAGCACGCCAAACGCAATGACGATGGCGGTCAACACCACCGCCTGAGGCAGCGGGTCGGCCACTTCGCCAAGCGGCTGGGACATGCCCTCGGGAATCAGCGGCGGCGCACCGCGGGTCATCCCGGCCGCGGTGAAGATCAAAAGATTTGCGGCATTGGAAAGCAGCAGCAAACCGATGACGAGCTTGACGATCGAGCGTCTAAGCATCATGAAAATGGCGGTGGCGTACAAAAGCCCGATCGCCAGGGCCATTATCGGCTCCATGGGTAACCTCCCTGTCCTTTAGGGTTCATCCTTGTCCACCTCCATCAGCGCCATGACCATACCGATCACCGAGCCCAGCACCGCCAGATACACGCCGATATCGAAGATCAAGGGAGTCGACGCCTTGAACTCGATCACCGGAATGGTCCACCACTGGGCGGTCAAAAAGGGCTGATCCATGAACCAGGCGGGCACCACCGAGATCATGCCGAGCAGAAGTCCAATGCCGATCAGGTCTCGCGGGTCGAGCATGCGCAGCACTTCGCGCGTGGCGCTGACCCCGAAGGCGAAGAGATAAAGCGTAAAGCCGCCCGCCGCCACGAGCCCAGCGATGAAGCCACCACCGGGCTCGTCGTGGCCGCGCAGCAGCAAGAACACCGAGAACATCAGCTGCAGTGGCATCAAAAAGCGCGCCGCGGTATTGAGGATGATCGTGCCGGATTTAACCATCGTAAGGCTCCCTTGGCGCGTCCTTGCGCTTTGCACTGGCGGCGGCGTGGTTGAACTTGAGCATGGCGATCACACCGATCGCGGCCAGCGCCAGCACGAACATTTCGCCCAGCGTATCCAGCGCCCGATAATCGACCAGAATGACGTTGACGATGTTGCGCCCAAACGCCAGCGGCGCGCTGTTTTCCACCATGTAGGCGGAAATCGGTTCGAACTGGTCGATACTCCAGGCCGTCATCACCAGCAAAAAGATCAAAACGCCCATGGCCGCGGCGACGACGCCGTCGCGAAAGCGCTCGAGGCTA
The window above is part of the Halomonas sp. GD1P12 genome. Proteins encoded here:
- a CDS encoding Na+/H+ antiporter subunit E is translated as MTGAIWNLLLGLAWVLLSGDFTGLNLLVGMIFGYIALVLIEHQVDALKGYPARIPRILRFLGFFIKELIQANLRVAFDILTPPWHMKPGVIAMPLSARTEMEITLVANLISLTPGTLSLDVSDDRRVLYIHAMFLDDEDELRRNLKEMEHRALELFR
- a CDS encoding DASH family cryptochrome encodes the protein MQATTDIVLINNSLRVSDNPLLRFDSRPDQLICLFVLDQRLLEPALPGEATPRLGPARLRFLWQSLMALRGELLQRGSDLLVRIGEPAQIVVQLANQYRARRVRTMEHAGVEESRLLDQIDNTLPDETALERIESGYLFNREELPFELDDMPGSFSAFRQRIEKQWSFGEALAAPYTLPGWPENASRGFPPLKKVSEESAFWQPDDRQGFNFIGGEAAARDRLHDYFWHINGAGSYKKTRNGLLGDTFSTRFSPWLACGCLSARQVYEEVKAWEAVNGACESSKWIVFELMWRDYFHRNAQVEGPKLFGEQALSRPCENFDRWREARTGVPFVDAAMHELSHTGWISSRSRQNVASFLVRDLGVDWRLGAQWFEHCLIDYDAANNWGNWSHIAGTGRDGRKDRYFNVLKQAKQYDPKGLYVAHWLPELDNLDFGVDRHQPWRSDPQSFDPPCVEPEEWDRWLMDRPLSSSADKGDTSDKGDTSIRVKSPLERQIARNDSKVSASESARQASSLSIEEIEEAEE
- a CDS encoding lytic murein transglycosylase, which produces MSLKTSMFAGYRGVQLGALSLAAGLALASPAYANLELMSEVDARGAEELRYANFEQWRDEFRRYARSQGISEATLASAFDNVRYRERVIELDRYQPEFVRPIWQYLDSAVSDTRVSNGREKLSAHRQTAAEMQSRFGVPAEIIVAIWGIESNYGSNFGDFSTLESLATLAFDGRRRDFARGELLAALRIIDEGDITAERMKGSWAGAMGHTQFIPSSFEAYAVDGDNDGHRDIWGSIPDVMASTANYLAKANWQPGQPWGREVMLPNDFDYAQTERRSTREWASQGVRAVSGELPDFDSAAIIVPAGAQGPAFLVGPNFRSILRYNNATSYALAVGTLGDAIAGRPGISQAWPRDEAPLTRDDVRSLQQRLNAAGYAVGTPDGIMGPNTQSGLRAFQRDQGLTPDGFATQSLLERLR
- a CDS encoding Na+/H+ antiporter subunit C; this encodes MEPIMALAIGLLYATAIFMMLRRSIVKLVIGLLLLSNAANLLIFTAAGMTRGAPPLIPEGMSQPLGEVADPLPQAVVLTAIVIAFGVLAFAVVLIRRAYEIVKADDLDKMKDTDT
- the phaR gene encoding polyhydroxyalkanoate synthesis repressor PhaR; the protein is MRVIRKYANRRLYDTQQSRYVTLEDLRRLIIDEAPFRVEDAKSGEDLTRTILLSIIIEQEQADSDAEVFSNDLLAQLIRVYDMSSPLPLARYLEQGTQLMLQQQKRMQNQWQQALKNSPMELMRELAEENMRFWQSALNKPHPTEPSKEDDDSKPS
- the mnhG gene encoding monovalent cation/H(+) antiporter subunit G; translation: MIEFIKGALLLSGSLFILLAAIGLLRLPDLLTRMHATTKAAALGVILIMLASAMHFAEVGVVARSFAIILFILMTAPVAAHVIGRAGYFVGSRLWSGTVKDELKPNYDPLTHELKSGLETEENAKRPAKSGDSE
- a CDS encoding Na+/H+ antiporter subunit B, with translation MVKSGTIILNTAARFLMPLQLMFSVFLLLRGHDEPGGGFIAGLVAAGGFTLYLFAFGVSATREVLRMLDPRDLIGIGLLLGMISVVPAWFMDQPFLTAQWWTIPVIEFKASTPLIFDIGVYLAVLGSVIGMVMALMEVDKDEP
- a CDS encoding cation:proton antiporter, yielding MSTVILICQIIMGLALMLTFVRVVRGPSLPDRVVALELFSTTVVGLVGVYAVQSGVASFLDAAIVIALMGFLAAIGFARFLERGGPRDD
- a CDS encoding 16S rRNA (uracil(1498)-N(3))-methyltransferase, translating into MNLILLAPDELDADRRATLTDARRLEHLIRVHRAKVDDTFTVGVLGEGVGRARLAALDDQRAVFEVPVLNQPPPPALPVHLVLALPRPRMLARTLEHVTALGVKALTLLHTSRVEKSYWQSPELHPDKIRQHFILGLEQTQDTILPEITLCRGFRPFLEDQLPALLKDRRGLLAHPGMPNACPREVDEPTLLLVGPEGGFIPWEVEKLLEAGCEGIHLGPRILRVETAVTALLSKLF
- a CDS encoding ATP-dependent zinc protease; this translates as MSKAFSHVLGLCALSGALIASSAVSADERKVYGWVENAVIDHWDIMVKAKLDSGALTSSLDARDIETFEKEGEEWVRFRLQLEDQGSGDTFSDEIERPLHREQTVRGAGGRDERPVVLLDVCMGDTVYEEQFSLRDREEMIYPMLLGRRTISHLGLLDVENTFLQEPECSDDSNYVAFDPEDDQD
- a CDS encoding Na+/H+ antiporter subunit D — encoded protein: MRPEVALPVLLPLLCGALSLLFWRSRPMQRFLAVAGNAALLLVSLWLFVSVLEDGYVTIQMGSWPAPFGITLIADMLSAVMILMTGLIGLAMGIYSLAATGHGHEKFGYYPLMHLLLAGVAGAFLTGDIFNLYVWFEVMLVASFALLILGGERAQMEGAIKYVTLNLLASVIFLTAIGLLYGSVGTLNMADIAVRMEQMEHTGMVEVLAVMFMVAFGIKAAAFPLFFWLPASYHTPPVAVSALFAGLLTKVGVYSLFRVFTLIFDQTMGYLQDILMWGAVFTMVTGVLGAAAQYEFRRILSFHIVSQIGYMILGLAIFTPLAIAGGVLAIVHNIVVKTNLFLISGITHRLQGTYQLKKMGGLYRQSPGLAIAFFVSAFSLAGVPPLSGFFAKFVLIRAGFEAEAYVATGIALAVGLMTLYSMVKIWNEVFWKALPEDNRVPEAPTPVGDDGRLLKPGLWLMYLPVVALAAVTLLIGVFAEPIMRVMTLIGEQLFNPAGYVEAVLGSPDGAEASINEPLESDAEPSGTLREELP